A part of Amycolatopsis lurida genomic DNA contains:
- a CDS encoding FGGY-family carbohydrate kinase — MIIGVDIGTSLTKAVVFDKAGMSVASACTTSEVHHLPGGLVEQDLDQVLGTVATVVRKVAAGLDGRVTALALTGQGDGLWLRDESGEAVRPAISWLDGRANSLLAQWQADGVTREVFRRTASGMFPGCAAAIMSFLDIHEPESLDRAAVAGYCVDAVLQRLTGEITVDASDASLPFLDPATRRYDEDAIAAVGLSHRRSLFAEPAAPKTVFRLDERGAALLGLPVGLPVSAGPFDLPASAIGAGVRRPGDGILTAGTTLACQVLTDSAEFDPEGEPAGMFLCTPEEGEFLRAMPAMVGTAGIDWVCRLFGIAVEEIGPLLDASRPGAGGVRALPFLSASGERAPFVDASARAQFSGLSLESERGDIVRALCESIAYAARHCFDAAGLTGTLYACGGGVRSLEWTRIFADVLGRPIVIPGDPGVGARGAVIVAADALGEPVDRELWADSARVVEVRPGNVEFYEQGYADYQASLAAARGLWRL; from the coding sequence ATGATCATCGGCGTCGACATCGGCACGTCACTGACTAAGGCGGTCGTCTTCGACAAGGCCGGGATGTCCGTGGCGAGCGCGTGCACCACGTCCGAAGTGCACCACTTGCCGGGCGGGCTGGTCGAACAAGACCTCGACCAGGTGCTCGGCACCGTGGCGACGGTGGTGCGCAAGGTCGCCGCCGGTCTCGACGGCCGGGTCACCGCGTTGGCCCTCACCGGACAGGGCGACGGGCTGTGGCTGCGCGACGAATCCGGGGAGGCAGTGCGCCCGGCGATCTCCTGGCTCGACGGACGGGCGAATTCGCTGCTCGCCCAATGGCAGGCCGACGGAGTGACCAGGGAAGTGTTCCGCCGCACGGCGTCGGGAATGTTCCCGGGCTGCGCCGCGGCGATAATGTCCTTTTTGGACATCCATGAACCGGAGTCGCTGGACAGGGCGGCGGTGGCGGGTTACTGCGTCGACGCGGTGCTCCAGCGGCTGACCGGCGAGATCACCGTCGACGCATCGGATGCTTCGCTGCCCTTCCTCGACCCGGCGACCCGCCGCTACGACGAAGACGCCATCGCGGCCGTCGGCCTTTCCCACCGCCGGAGCCTGTTCGCGGAGCCCGCGGCGCCGAAGACCGTCTTCCGGTTGGACGAGCGCGGAGCCGCGTTGCTCGGCCTTCCGGTCGGGCTGCCGGTCAGCGCGGGCCCGTTCGACCTGCCCGCGAGTGCCATCGGCGCCGGCGTACGGCGCCCGGGCGACGGCATCCTCACGGCGGGCACCACCCTCGCGTGCCAGGTCCTGACGGATTCGGCGGAGTTCGATCCGGAGGGCGAGCCGGCGGGCATGTTCCTTTGCACACCGGAGGAAGGAGAGTTCCTGCGGGCGATGCCGGCGATGGTCGGCACCGCGGGAATCGACTGGGTGTGCCGCCTGTTCGGCATCGCGGTCGAGGAGATCGGCCCGCTGCTCGACGCGAGCAGGCCGGGCGCGGGTGGTGTTCGCGCGCTGCCGTTCCTCTCCGCGTCGGGTGAGCGAGCGCCGTTCGTCGACGCCTCGGCGAGGGCGCAGTTCTCCGGGCTGAGCCTGGAGAGCGAACGCGGCGACATCGTCCGGGCGCTGTGCGAGTCGATCGCTTACGCGGCAAGGCATTGCTTCGACGCCGCCGGGCTCACCGGCACGTTGTACGCCTGCGGCGGCGGGGTTCGCTCGCTCGAATGGACCCGCATCTTCGCCGACGTTCTCGGGCGGCCCATCGTGATCCCCGGCGATCCCGGTGTCGGCGCCCGGGGAGCGGTGATCGTCGCGGCGGACGCCCTCGGCGAACCGGTCGACCGGGAACTCTGGGCGGATAGCGCACGTGTCGTGGAGGTCCGGCCTGGGAACGTAGAGTTCTACGAGCAGGGCTATGCCGACTATCAGGCCTCACTGGCCGCGGCCCGCGGACTCTGGAGGTTGTGA
- a CDS encoding class II aldolase/adducin family protein has translation MILAKERLAVCEFARRMTTDGLVVGTSGNVSARQGDLIAVTPTGVDYAALRPEDVPVVGLDGETVEGSLKPTSELPMHLTVYRQTADPDGKPVSAVVHTHSVHATAVSTLVTEVPPIHYMLAAIGPTARVAAYATYGTEELAKVMLEALKGRRGCLLANHGTITFGDSLASAYSRAQQLEWVCQVWLTARAAGTPNLLPPAEIEHVVEKLRGYGQR, from the coding sequence GTGATCCTGGCCAAAGAACGCTTGGCGGTCTGCGAATTCGCCCGGCGGATGACCACCGACGGGCTCGTGGTCGGCACCTCCGGCAACGTGTCCGCGCGGCAAGGCGACCTGATCGCGGTGACCCCGACAGGAGTCGACTACGCCGCGCTGCGGCCGGAGGACGTACCGGTCGTCGGCCTCGACGGGGAAACCGTCGAAGGCTCGCTCAAGCCGACGAGCGAACTCCCGATGCACCTCACCGTGTACCGGCAGACGGCGGATCCCGACGGAAAGCCGGTCTCCGCCGTGGTGCACACGCATTCCGTGCACGCCACGGCGGTCTCCACCCTTGTCACCGAAGTGCCGCCGATCCACTACATGCTCGCCGCGATCGGCCCGACAGCCCGCGTCGCGGCCTACGCGACGTACGGCACCGAAGAACTCGCCAAAGTGATGTTGGAAGCCCTGAAAGGCCGCCGTGGCTGCCTGCTGGCGAATCACGGCACCATCACCTTCGGCGACAGCCTCGCCTCCGCGTACAGCCGGGCACAGCAGCTCGAGTGGGTCTGCCAGGTGTGGCTGACGGCCCGGGCGGCGGGAACACCGAACCTGCTCCCGCCCGCCGAGATCGAGCACGTCGTGGAGAAACTTCGCGGCTACGGCCAGCGCTGA
- a CDS encoding HD domain-containing protein, which yields MRARKNTIPSHTIEAVDHQVRRLCWRYADKLQFHGWHHVSFVRAKAAGFAEHNGADRAVVEVAALVHDVNYIVHRNSPAAAGRDLRMSILRECGVEETVARWIDDIIDEAEMATRGRHISLEAQALSDADTLFKALPVTPVVLAHRYLRENGLSLRELAHKIVGEQRDVHDSGYYFYNPKAAENYSRWALANLQLWQCIKEAVDDPTVVELLDAVHATDFEAEPAAS from the coding sequence ATGCGCGCGCGAAAGAACACGATTCCTTCCCATACCATCGAAGCCGTCGATCACCAGGTCCGGCGATTGTGCTGGCGTTATGCGGACAAACTGCAGTTCCACGGCTGGCACCACGTGAGTTTCGTCCGGGCCAAGGCCGCGGGGTTCGCCGAACACAACGGCGCGGATCGCGCCGTCGTCGAGGTGGCGGCGCTGGTGCACGATGTGAACTACATCGTGCACCGGAACTCCCCCGCGGCCGCCGGACGAGACCTTCGGATGAGCATCCTGCGGGAATGCGGTGTCGAAGAGACCGTGGCCCGCTGGATCGACGACATCATCGACGAAGCCGAGATGGCCACCAGAGGCCGGCACATCTCGCTCGAGGCCCAGGCCTTGAGCGACGCCGACACGCTGTTCAAGGCGCTGCCGGTGACGCCCGTCGTGCTCGCCCACCGCTATCTGCGGGAGAACGGGTTGAGCCTCCGCGAGCTGGCGCACAAGATCGTCGGCGAGCAACGCGATGTCCACGACAGTGGCTACTACTTCTACAACCCCAAAGCGGCGGAGAACTACTCCCGCTGGGCGCTGGCGAATCTTCAGTTGTGGCAGTGCATCAAGGAAGCCGTCGACGATCCGACGGTCGTCGAGCTCCTCGACGCGGTACACGCCACGGACTTCGAGGCCGAGCCCGCCGCTTCCTAG
- a CDS encoding transglutaminase-like domain-containing protein, whose translation MKTALKIESERLEDYLAADAIVDHDHPLIRETADGLSPTGGTEVDVIRSMFHFVRDEIDHTVDAADPRVTLMASEVLREGVGLCYAKAHLLAALLRSQGIPAGFCYQRIGVLHGLNGVYLAGLDRWIRLDPRGNKNGADARFPLIQASLPEEERLAWPLDPSKGEIDFPTVYAAPSSAVVETLSSAKPGPAWYEGILPHAP comes from the coding sequence GTGAAAACCGCACTGAAGATCGAATCCGAGCGGCTCGAAGATTATCTCGCCGCCGACGCGATCGTCGATCACGATCACCCCCTGATCCGCGAAACGGCTGACGGACTGTCACCGACCGGTGGCACCGAAGTCGACGTGATTCGTTCGATGTTTCACTTCGTGCGCGACGAGATCGACCATACGGTGGACGCCGCCGATCCCCGGGTCACTCTTATGGCCTCCGAGGTTCTGCGCGAGGGAGTCGGGCTCTGCTACGCGAAGGCCCACCTGCTGGCCGCTTTGCTTCGCAGCCAAGGCATCCCGGCCGGGTTCTGTTACCAGCGGATCGGCGTTCTGCACGGGCTCAACGGCGTGTACCTCGCCGGCCTGGACCGGTGGATCCGGCTCGACCCCAGAGGCAACAAAAACGGTGCGGACGCGCGCTTTCCTTTAATACAAGCGAGCCTGCCGGAAGAGGAGCGGCTCGCGTGGCCCCTGGACCCGAGCAAGGGCGAGATCGACTTCCCCACGGTGTACGCCGCACCGTCTTCGGCGGTCGTCGAAACCTTGTCGTCGGCGAAGCCCGGACCCGCGTGGTACGAAGGAATCCTTCCGCACGCTCCGTGA
- a CDS encoding TetR/AcrR family transcriptional regulator, producing the protein MSTRNGPRKAEAIFAATLELLAEHGYDKLAIEAVAARSGVNKTTLYRWWPSKDALLAAALRDSDLFAVDLPDTGSLRGDLLAVATQIHRLLTSDRTAPVVTATLTAGPRRPELGDVARSFFADRMAREEPIFERATARGELRGGVDPVLVMDLLAGSIWFRLLLRGDEAGPNFLEEVVDTVLDGAA; encoded by the coding sequence GTGAGCACCCGGAACGGCCCGCGCAAGGCCGAGGCGATCTTCGCCGCCACCCTCGAACTTCTGGCCGAGCACGGCTACGACAAGCTCGCCATCGAGGCCGTCGCCGCCCGGTCCGGCGTCAACAAGACGACGCTGTACCGATGGTGGCCGTCGAAGGACGCGCTTCTGGCCGCCGCGCTGCGCGATTCCGATCTGTTCGCCGTCGACCTCCCCGACACCGGCAGCCTGCGTGGCGATCTTCTCGCCGTGGCAACGCAAATCCACCGGCTGCTGACCTCGGACCGCACCGCACCGGTCGTCACGGCGACCTTGACCGCGGGCCCCCGGCGCCCCGAACTCGGTGACGTGGCGAGAAGTTTCTTCGCCGACCGCATGGCACGCGAAGAGCCGATCTTCGAACGCGCCACCGCGAGAGGCGAGCTGCGCGGCGGCGTCGATCCGGTTCTGGTGATGGATCTGCTCGCGGGATCGATCTGGTTCCGGCTGCTGTTGCGCGGGGACGAAGCCGGTCCGAATTTTCTCGAAGAGGTCGTCGACACGGTATTGGATGGTGCCGCGTGA
- a CDS encoding alpha/beta fold hydrolase — MVPLVFVHGIRLSRAAWTEQLERSAHPAKAVDLPGHGTRRGERFTLAAAADAVADAAEEPALVVGHSLGGYVAIAAAARYPERVAGLVVAGSTYLPGRTLETPFRVAHRLLMRLPDRGEGLSRRQFRSALPPKLAEEVIGGGIATEVIPDVAKAFADFDVLAELAAYPGPAWIVNGSCDHFRRHERRFLDACADGRLVTVPKAGHYLPMVRGKEFAQLVLDAARSLSISAVSSERSESC; from the coding sequence ATGGTCCCCCTCGTTTTCGTCCACGGCATCCGGCTCAGTCGCGCCGCCTGGACCGAGCAGCTGGAACGCTCGGCGCATCCCGCGAAAGCGGTCGACCTGCCGGGACACGGCACGCGGCGAGGCGAGCGGTTCACCCTGGCAGCCGCGGCGGACGCGGTCGCCGATGCCGCCGAGGAGCCCGCTCTGGTCGTCGGGCATTCCCTCGGTGGTTACGTCGCCATCGCCGCGGCCGCGCGGTATCCGGAGCGCGTGGCAGGCCTCGTCGTCGCGGGTTCGACTTACCTGCCCGGCAGAACGCTGGAGACACCGTTCCGCGTAGCGCACCGCTTGCTCATGCGGCTCCCGGACCGGGGTGAAGGTCTCAGCCGACGGCAGTTCCGAAGTGCCCTGCCACCGAAACTCGCCGAAGAGGTGATCGGCGGCGGCATCGCGACCGAGGTCATCCCGGACGTCGCCAAGGCCTTCGCGGACTTCGACGTGCTGGCGGAACTCGCGGCCTATCCGGGCCCCGCCTGGATCGTCAACGGGTCATGCGATCACTTCCGTCGCCACGAACGCCGCTTTCTCGACGCCTGCGCCGACGGGCGCCTCGTCACCGTGCCGAAAGCCGGGCACTACCTGCCGATGGTGCGGGGCAAGGAGTTCGCTCAGCTTGTACTCGACGCGGCACGCAGCCTGTCGATCTCCGCGGTCAGCTCTGAACGCAGCGAGTCGTGCTGA
- a CDS encoding HIT family protein, with amino-acid sequence MTDDWKRDRIGSALRGENPTVLRRLDAGFAVIGDTQFLPGYCVLLTDSPRAGRLTDLSRPRRLEFLGDMELLGEAVENVCARRDPGFRRVNLEILGNTDPFLHAHVWPRYDWEPADVVGRPVWLYPVENWAASLGPQHDSLRSELTAEIDRLRAASSTS; translated from the coding sequence ATGACCGACGACTGGAAGCGGGATCGGATCGGTTCGGCGCTGCGCGGGGAGAACCCGACGGTGCTGCGGCGGCTGGACGCGGGCTTCGCGGTGATCGGCGATACGCAGTTCCTTCCTGGTTACTGCGTTCTGCTGACCGATTCTCCCCGCGCCGGCAGGCTGACCGACCTATCGCGGCCGCGGCGGCTGGAGTTCCTGGGGGACATGGAGTTGCTCGGCGAAGCCGTCGAAAACGTCTGTGCGCGTAGGGATCCGGGTTTCCGCAGGGTGAATCTGGAGATCCTGGGCAATACGGATCCGTTCCTGCACGCCCATGTTTGGCCGCGGTACGACTGGGAACCGGCCGACGTGGTCGGACGGCCGGTCTGGCTGTATCCAGTGGAGAACTGGGCCGCTTCGCTCGGACCTCAGCACGACTCGCTGCGTTCAGAGCTGACCGCGGAGATCGACAGGCTGCGTGCCGCGTCGAGTACAAGCTGA
- a CDS encoding MBOAT family O-acyltransferase translates to MSFISPLFLWYFMPAVLLAVLVCPRSWRNGIVAVGSLIFYATGAGPYTLVLLGCMVVNFLAGPALEPNAWDLQNKRRKRLLLGVIGLNVGMLLIWKYAGFATQQIAAVTHWFGGDFPVADLVIPIGISFYTFHHISYVVDIYRGERRALRNPVSFAAYIAMFPQLVAGPIVRFREIADQLPQQRSHRLDDIAAGFPRFALGLCKKTIIADSLSPMVDACFNTPPDQMTFAIAWLGAIGYTLQLFFDFSGYSDMAIGLGRMLGFRLPENFARPYSSVTITEFWRRWHMSLSRWFRDYVYIPLGGNRAGAGRTYRNLCIVFVLTGFWHGAQWTFLIWGMYHGAILIVERAFGYDVTPESQAARIGRRALTLVLVVFGWVFFRAKDLPHALGMIGHMVLPDFTGLTDVVESAVTNQRLVILLCALAIVFLPAHPVTGPLLESSRSRAATALRIGVMTVGLVYAAILIATGTFSPFLYYQF, encoded by the coding sequence ATGTCGTTCATTTCACCGCTGTTCCTGTGGTACTTCATGCCGGCGGTCCTGCTCGCTGTTCTGGTGTGCCCGCGCAGCTGGCGGAACGGCATCGTCGCGGTCGGCAGCCTGATCTTCTACGCCACCGGCGCGGGGCCGTACACGCTGGTCCTGCTCGGCTGCATGGTGGTCAACTTCCTGGCCGGGCCCGCGCTGGAGCCGAACGCTTGGGACCTGCAGAACAAGCGGCGCAAGCGGCTGCTGCTCGGCGTCATCGGCCTCAACGTCGGCATGCTGCTGATCTGGAAGTACGCCGGGTTCGCGACGCAGCAGATCGCGGCCGTGACGCACTGGTTCGGCGGCGATTTCCCGGTGGCCGACCTGGTCATCCCGATCGGCATCTCGTTCTACACGTTCCACCACATCTCCTACGTGGTGGACATCTACCGCGGTGAACGCCGCGCGCTGCGCAACCCGGTGTCGTTCGCCGCGTACATCGCGATGTTCCCCCAGCTGGTGGCCGGGCCGATCGTGCGGTTCCGGGAGATCGCCGACCAGCTGCCGCAGCAACGGTCCCACCGCCTCGACGACATCGCCGCCGGTTTCCCTCGGTTCGCGCTCGGGCTGTGCAAGAAGACGATCATCGCGGACTCGCTCAGCCCGATGGTGGACGCCTGCTTCAACACGCCACCGGACCAGATGACCTTCGCGATCGCCTGGCTCGGCGCGATCGGGTACACGCTTCAGCTGTTCTTCGACTTCTCCGGATACTCCGACATGGCGATCGGGCTCGGCCGCATGCTCGGCTTCCGGCTCCCGGAGAACTTCGCGAGACCGTACTCGTCGGTGACGATCACCGAGTTCTGGCGGCGGTGGCACATGTCGCTGTCGCGCTGGTTCCGCGACTACGTCTACATCCCGCTGGGCGGCAACCGCGCCGGCGCCGGGCGCACCTACCGGAACCTCTGCATCGTGTTCGTGCTGACCGGGTTCTGGCACGGCGCGCAGTGGACGTTCCTGATCTGGGGCATGTATCACGGCGCGATCCTGATCGTGGAACGCGCTTTCGGCTACGACGTCACCCCCGAGTCGCAGGCCGCCCGCATCGGCCGCCGCGCGCTGACACTCGTTCTCGTGGTCTTCGGCTGGGTGTTCTTCCGCGCCAAGGATCTGCCGCACGCGCTCGGCATGATCGGGCACATGGTGCTGCCGGACTTCACGGGCCTCACCGACGTCGTCGAGAGCGCGGTGACCAACCAGCGGCTGGTCATCCTGCTGTGCGCGCTGGCGATAGTGTTCCTGCCCGCGCATCCGGTGACCGGGCCGCTGCTGGAGTCCTCGCGGAGCCGCGCCGCCACGGCGCTGCGGATCGGTGTGATGACCGTCGGGCTGGTGTACGCGGCCATCCTGATCGCGACCGGGACGTTCAGCCCGTTCCTCTACTACCAGTTCTGA
- the rlmB gene encoding 23S rRNA (guanosine(2251)-2'-O)-methyltransferase RlmB, with amino-acid sequence MAGNSRRQGAIRKPGTKKGQVVGSGGQRRKGLEGKGPTPKAEDRPGHKAYRMANARDRKDQARQKKADKPELIAGRNPVVEALRADVPATALYVAINIEIDDRVNEAVRLAGDKGISILEIPREELDRKTNRAMHQGLGLQVPPFVYADPRDLMAVAKDSGQTPLFVALDGVTDPRNLGAVIRSAAAFGAQGVLLPERRSAGMTAVAWRTSAGTAAKLPIAVATNLTRQLKAWKDDGLMVVGLDADGSVDIDELDLAADPLVIVLGSEGRGLSRLVRETCDATVSIPMAAGVESLNASVAAGVLLAEVARRRRLAGRV; translated from the coding sequence ATGGCAGGCAACTCCCGGCGCCAGGGCGCTATTCGCAAGCCCGGCACGAAGAAGGGTCAGGTCGTCGGCTCCGGCGGCCAGCGCCGGAAGGGCCTCGAAGGCAAGGGCCCGACGCCCAAGGCCGAGGACCGGCCCGGCCACAAGGCGTACCGGATGGCCAACGCGCGTGACCGCAAGGACCAGGCGCGGCAGAAGAAGGCCGACAAGCCGGAACTGATCGCCGGGCGCAACCCGGTGGTCGAGGCGCTGCGCGCCGACGTGCCCGCCACCGCGCTGTACGTCGCGATCAACATCGAGATCGACGACCGCGTGAACGAGGCCGTCCGGCTCGCCGGCGACAAGGGCATCTCGATCCTGGAGATCCCGCGCGAGGAACTGGACCGCAAGACCAACCGGGCCATGCACCAGGGCCTCGGCCTGCAGGTCCCGCCGTTCGTCTACGCCGATCCGCGTGACCTGATGGCCGTGGCGAAGGACTCGGGGCAGACCCCGCTGTTCGTCGCGCTCGACGGCGTCACGGACCCGCGCAACCTCGGCGCGGTGATCCGCTCGGCCGCCGCGTTCGGCGCGCAGGGGGTCCTCCTGCCGGAGCGGCGCAGCGCGGGCATGACCGCGGTCGCGTGGCGGACCTCCGCCGGTACCGCGGCCAAGCTGCCGATCGCCGTCGCGACCAACCTGACCCGTCAGCTGAAGGCGTGGAAGGACGACGGCCTGATGGTCGTCGGCCTCGACGCGGACGGCTCGGTGGACATCGACGAACTCGACCTCGCGGCGGATCCGCTGGTCATCGTGCTCGGCTCGGAAGGCCGCGGGCTGTCCCGGCTGGTGCGCGAGACCTGCGACGCGACCGTGTCGATCCCGATGGCGGCGGGCGTCGAATCGCTCAACGCTTCGGTCGCGGCCGGGGTGCTGCTGGCCGAGGTGGCTCGCCGCCGACGGCTCGCGGGACGTGTCTGA
- the cysS gene encoding cysteine--tRNA ligase produces MALHLYDTATRSVREFHPARSGTASMYVCGATVQGVPHIGHVRGALNYDVLRRWLVHSGLDVLMVRNVTDIDDKILTKAAAADRPWWEWAATHERAFESAYEALGCLPPSIAPRATGHVTQMVELMQRLIDGGHAYASGGDVYFSVKAFDGYGDLSGQKLDEVQQGESLGEGKRDARDFTLWKAAKPGEPSWPTPWGSGRPGWHLECSAMATAYLGAEFDIHGGGVDLVFPHHENERAQSNAAGDPFARFWLHNAWVTMSGEKMSKSLGNTVSIPQMLKDYRAPELRYYLVQPHYRSTIEYSDGALAEAAQGYRRIEQFLRRTAGIAGAVHLGEIPDGFAAALDDDLATPQAFAVLHNTVRDGNAALDTADNSKALEIAAAVRAMTDVLGLDPLSARWSEAGGNETPTRQALSELVEGLLTERQQARAEKDFARADAARDRLQQAGIVVEDTPNGPQWTVKDV; encoded by the coding sequence GTGGCACTACACCTCTATGACACGGCGACCCGGAGCGTGCGGGAATTCCATCCCGCCCGTAGCGGAACGGCGTCCATGTACGTGTGTGGTGCCACCGTGCAGGGTGTTCCCCATATCGGCCACGTCCGCGGCGCGCTGAACTACGACGTCCTGCGCCGCTGGCTCGTCCACAGTGGACTCGATGTGCTGATGGTCCGCAACGTCACCGACATCGACGACAAGATCCTCACCAAGGCCGCCGCGGCGGATCGTCCCTGGTGGGAGTGGGCGGCCACGCACGAGCGCGCCTTCGAGTCGGCGTACGAAGCCCTCGGCTGCTTGCCGCCTTCGATCGCCCCTCGGGCGACAGGGCATGTCACGCAGATGGTCGAGCTGATGCAGCGGCTGATCGACGGCGGGCACGCGTACGCCTCGGGCGGCGACGTGTACTTCTCGGTCAAGGCGTTCGACGGCTACGGCGATCTCTCCGGCCAGAAGCTCGACGAGGTCCAGCAGGGTGAGAGCCTCGGCGAGGGCAAGCGCGACGCGCGCGACTTCACGCTGTGGAAGGCCGCGAAGCCGGGCGAGCCCTCGTGGCCGACGCCGTGGGGTTCCGGCCGTCCCGGCTGGCACCTCGAATGCTCGGCGATGGCGACGGCGTATCTCGGCGCGGAGTTCGACATCCACGGCGGCGGCGTCGACCTGGTGTTCCCGCACCACGAGAACGAGCGCGCCCAGTCGAACGCGGCGGGCGACCCGTTCGCGCGGTTCTGGCTGCACAACGCCTGGGTGACCATGTCCGGCGAGAAGATGTCGAAGTCGCTGGGCAACACGGTCTCGATCCCGCAGATGCTCAAGGACTACCGGGCGCCCGAACTGCGGTACTACCTGGTCCAGCCGCACTACCGGTCGACGATCGAGTACTCCGACGGAGCGCTCGCCGAAGCCGCGCAGGGCTACCGGCGGATCGAGCAGTTCCTCCGCCGCACGGCGGGCATCGCCGGCGCGGTCCACCTCGGCGAGATCCCGGACGGGTTCGCCGCCGCGCTCGACGACGACCTGGCCACTCCGCAGGCCTTCGCAGTGCTGCACAACACCGTCCGCGATGGTAACGCCGCCCTCGACACGGCCGACAATTCCAAGGCACTCGAAATCGCCGCCGCCGTGCGCGCGATGACCGACGTGCTCGGCCTCGACCCGCTCTCCGCGCGCTGGTCCGAGGCGGGCGGCAATGAGACGCCCACCCGGCAGGCGCTGTCCGAACTCGTGGAAGGGCTGCTCACCGAACGGCAGCAGGCCCGCGCCGAGAAGGACTTCGCCCGTGCGGACGCCGCGCGTGACCGCCTCCAGCAGGCGGGCATCGTGGTGGAGGACACCCCGAACGGTCCACAGTGGACCGTCAAGGACGTCTGA
- a CDS encoding HAD family hydrolase codes for MTFRAVLFDFSGTVFRLEQDETWLADLTDHEGESLDIEAQTELMRRMTAPVGQVVDLDEEHLHAWNHRDRDPVLHRKVYLEVLKQSGVPHADQAVALYTRLIDPTQWTPYPDTEAVLKGVSGKGVKLGVLSNIAFDIRPAFGRRGWDAYVDEFILSFEVGAVKPEPEIFRTAVERLGVDPAETLMVGDSEEADGAAREIGCAFALVEPLPTTERPDALLTVMRAHNVL; via the coding sequence GTGACCTTTCGCGCTGTGTTGTTCGACTTCTCCGGCACGGTCTTCCGGCTCGAACAGGACGAGACCTGGCTCGCCGACCTCACCGACCACGAAGGCGAGAGCCTCGACATCGAGGCCCAGACCGAACTGATGCGCCGGATGACCGCGCCGGTCGGCCAGGTCGTCGATCTCGACGAGGAGCATTTGCACGCCTGGAACCACCGCGACCGCGACCCGGTGCTGCACCGGAAGGTGTACCTCGAGGTCCTCAAGCAGTCCGGGGTGCCGCACGCCGACCAGGCCGTCGCGCTCTACACCCGGCTGATCGATCCCACCCAGTGGACGCCGTACCCGGACACCGAAGCCGTTCTCAAGGGCGTCTCCGGCAAGGGCGTGAAACTCGGCGTGCTGAGCAACATCGCCTTCGACATCCGGCCCGCCTTCGGGCGCCGGGGCTGGGACGCCTACGTCGACGAGTTCATCCTGTCGTTCGAGGTCGGAGCGGTGAAGCCGGAGCCGGAGATCTTCCGCACGGCCGTCGAGCGGCTCGGGGTCGACCCCGCGGAAACGCTCATGGTCGGCGACAGCGAGGAGGCCGACGGCGCCGCACGCGAGATCGGCTGCGCGTTCGCGCTGGTAGAGCCGCTGCCGACGACCGAGCGGCCGGACGCCCTGCTCACCGTCATGCGCGCCCATAACGTGCTGTAA
- a CDS encoding PPOX class F420-dependent oxidoreductase — translation MGVTFNDATKKLLDGNNFPVLATINADGSAQTSVLWAKRDGDTVVFATVRGRLKERNMARDPRVSVSVFDQENPYDYVEIRGTVEMTDEGGRELINELSHKYLGKDYPEEPADVVRVLVRITPTKITGNAA, via the coding sequence ATGGGTGTGACCTTCAACGACGCGACCAAGAAACTCCTCGACGGCAACAACTTCCCGGTGCTGGCGACCATCAACGCCGACGGCTCCGCGCAGACGTCCGTGCTGTGGGCGAAGCGGGACGGCGACACGGTGGTCTTCGCGACCGTCCGCGGCCGTCTCAAGGAGCGGAACATGGCCAGGGACCCGCGGGTGTCCGTCTCGGTCTTCGACCAGGAGAACCCGTACGACTACGTCGAGATCCGCGGGACCGTGGAGATGACCGACGAGGGCGGGCGCGAGCTGATCAACGAGCTCTCGCACAAGTACCTCGGCAAGGACTACCCGGAGGAGCCGGCGGACGTCGTCCGCGTGCTGGTCCGGATCACGCCCACCAAGATCACCGGTAACGCCGCCTGA
- a CDS encoding PPOX class F420-dependent oxidoreductase: MAVTLPEPVRELVDGKNFATVATLDADGGPQTSVIWVGLDDGDLVFSATEDRLKVRNLRRDPRASVSITDAENPYRHTQLRGTVTITPDPGKTLPKTLSHKYLGQDPPPEGDDVQRVIVRLRVERIAGNVR; this comes from the coding sequence ATGGCAGTCACACTTCCCGAACCGGTTCGCGAACTGGTGGACGGCAAGAACTTCGCGACCGTGGCCACGCTGGACGCCGACGGCGGTCCGCAGACCTCGGTCATCTGGGTGGGCCTCGACGACGGCGATCTGGTCTTCAGCGCCACCGAAGACCGGCTGAAGGTGCGGAACCTGCGTCGCGATCCGCGCGCGAGCGTGTCGATCACCGACGCGGAGAACCCGTACCGGCACACGCAACTGCGCGGCACGGTCACGATCACCCCGGACCCCGGGAAGACGTTGCCGAAGACGCTCAGCCACAAGTACCTCGGCCAGGACCCGCCGCCGGAGGGCGACGACGTCCAGCGGGTGATCGTCCGCCTGCGGGTCGAACGGATCGCCGGGAACGTCCGGTGA